A stretch of Nitrospirota bacterium DNA encodes these proteins:
- the lpoB gene encoding penicillin-binding protein activator LpoB, protein MMIRSNSIKILLLFAFVFSWGCAATTPSVGDNVHYGNAKDVEQVTTEFGSTDLQLIAEAMARSLAQSASGNKEKILVTIADVKNKTDEYIDTKSITDSIRVQLLKGGTMRFATDLSDMKSQTDELNRQDSGLYKKETTAKMGKMEGAQYRIEGNITSIVKRADNIKDVYYKFTLMMTNIESGTIEWTDEKEIRKTAKR, encoded by the coding sequence ATGATGATCAGATCAAATAGTATAAAAATTCTTTTATTATTCGCGTTCGTCTTCTCCTGGGGCTGCGCGGCGACGACTCCTTCCGTAGGAGACAATGTCCATTATGGCAATGCCAAGGATGTCGAACAGGTTACCACCGAATTTGGCTCAACAGACCTGCAGTTGATCGCCGAAGCGATGGCCCGATCTCTCGCTCAATCAGCAAGTGGAAATAAGGAAAAAATATTGGTCACCATCGCCGATGTGAAGAATAAGACAGACGAATATATTGACACCAAATCCATAACCGATTCCATCCGGGTCCAGTTGCTCAAGGGAGGTACGATGCGATTTGCCACCGACTTGTCCGATATGAAAAGCCAGACGGATGAGTTGAACCGGCAAGACAGCGGACTTTACAAGAAAGAAACGACGGCCAAGATGGGGAAAATGGAAGGGGCGCAGTATCGTATCGAAGGGAATATCACCTCCATTGTAAAGAGGGCTGACAATATCAAGGATGTTTATTACAAATTCACTCTGATGATGACCAATATTGAATCAGGAACCATTGAATGGACTGACGAGAAAGAGATCCGAAAAACAGCAAAACGTTAA
- a CDS encoding porin family protein gives MNKKLVAILICLFASSLTLQAKGAGFYAGAGLGESRTSLSASLDKDRDTAFNLFGGIQINPNLATELEYLNLGKVTLGNGSGNSDGWAASMVGILPMRGNISLFGKFGLARINTTWDSSSGISPDTQTETGVTLGLGGELDFSPRNGARLSYDAYQVGTTDPVTGHSHTLKLSLLYRF, from the coding sequence ATGAATAAAAAGCTAGTCGCTATTCTCATCTGTTTGTTCGCTTCCTCTTTGACCCTGCAGGCAAAAGGCGCCGGTTTCTACGCGGGTGCGGGACTGGGAGAGAGCCGGACCTCCCTCTCCGCCTCTTTAGACAAAGATCGCGATACCGCATTTAATCTGTTTGGAGGAATTCAAATCAATCCCAATCTCGCCACCGAGCTTGAATACCTGAATCTGGGCAAAGTGACCCTCGGGAACGGTTCCGGCAATTCCGATGGATGGGCCGCGTCAATGGTCGGTATTCTCCCGATGAGAGGGAACATCTCTTTATTTGGAAAGTTTGGGCTGGCCCGAATCAATACCACCTGGGACTCCAGCTCCGGCATTTCTCCCGACACCCAAACTGAAACGGGAGTCACTTTGGGACTGGGGGGGGAACTCGATTTTTCACCCAGAAACGGAGCCCGTCTCTCTTACGATGCCTATCAAGTCGGAACCACTGATCCGGTCACGGGGCATAGTCATACCCTGAAGCTCTCTCTTCTCTACCGTTTTTAA
- the lexA gene encoding transcriptional repressor LexA encodes MSITPKQKKILEFISHYTAQSGYSPSQQEIAEAFGYKSLGTVQDFLIRLQKNGYLEKPWNAKRGIKVRSQSASLPLLGKVAAGTPIEHLIHQEQIEVPPKMIKKGGDYYALLVKGDSMKDDGILDGDYVIVRKQSTAENGQKIIAIIDNGATIKNYFKRKERLELKPANETFDPILLDPSASFRIEGLFVGLIRFTQEKR; translated from the coding sequence ATGTCCATCACGCCCAAGCAAAAAAAGATTTTAGAGTTTATCTCCCACTATACGGCTCAGAGCGGCTACTCTCCCTCCCAACAGGAGATCGCCGAAGCATTCGGATACAAGTCACTGGGCACGGTTCAAGACTTTCTGATCCGGCTTCAAAAAAACGGTTATCTGGAAAAGCCCTGGAATGCCAAAAGAGGGATTAAGGTTCGTTCCCAGAGTGCTTCTCTTCCGTTGTTAGGCAAGGTTGCCGCGGGGACTCCTATTGAACATCTGATTCATCAGGAACAGATTGAAGTTCCTCCGAAGATGATCAAAAAAGGGGGAGATTATTACGCGCTTCTGGTCAAGGGGGACTCCATGAAAGACGACGGCATTCTGGATGGAGATTATGTCATTGTCCGAAAACAGTCCACCGCCGAGAATGGTCAAAAGATCATTGCGATTATCGACAACGGAGCGACGATCAAAAACTATTTCAAGCGGAAGGAAAGGCTTGAATTAAAGCCTGCCAACGAGACATTCGACCCGATCCTTCTTGACCCTTCCGCCTCGTTTAGAATCGAGGGGCTCTTTGTCGGCCTGATCCGGTTTACCCAGGAGAAAAGATGA